A stretch of Bacillota bacterium DNA encodes these proteins:
- a CDS encoding radical SAM protein, translating to MKVLLINPPRHASITDTIENLGLGYIASGLRRAGHEVTLLDASIENLSIDAVVERALEGKPGLIGISILFQLLAEIPLNLTRSLKRSLKQAGLDVHITTGGHFPTFAFQEILNGDYGVDSVVRGEGDVTIIELARALEEGRSLETVSGLAYREGEEIVPTAPRELVPELDSLQLPARDWLAAVLRRGGKACISTSRGCYGNCSFCSIRAFYGLSPGRVWRARSPEGVLEEMMMLARDFGVDDMWVVDDTFIGPGRLGRERAARIAELLIRENARGPGGKPGIALRISCRADEVDRELFALLKRAGVKEVFLGIESGVQRALDIFNKGTTVEQNERAIRTLRDLDVDFSLGFILLHPYTTFEELSENLSFLRRVGYPLSRVPISPTDYLPRLQVLVGTPIAERLRQEGRLGGSLFDYAYEFDDPRVRVYYKTGAFLRRRILPLQRAVRRLVRR from the coding sequence TTGAAGGTTCTTCTAATAAACCCACCTCGCCACGCATCCATTACTGACACCATCGAAAACCTCGGGCTCGGCTATATTGCATCAGGCCTTCGCAGGGCGGGGCACGAGGTTACCCTGCTGGATGCGTCGATTGAGAATCTATCGATAGACGCTGTTGTGGAGCGCGCCCTGGAGGGAAAGCCCGGGCTCATAGGCATCTCCATTCTGTTCCAGTTGCTGGCGGAAATCCCGCTGAACCTGACAAGGTCCTTGAAACGGTCTTTAAAACAGGCAGGTTTGGATGTCCATATAACCACTGGCGGCCACTTCCCGACCTTCGCCTTCCAAGAGATCCTCAATGGTGATTATGGTGTTGATTCAGTTGTCCGCGGGGAGGGGGACGTAACCATCATCGAGCTCGCGCGCGCACTCGAGGAGGGCCGGTCGCTCGAGACCGTGAGCGGGCTGGCATACAGGGAGGGGGAAGAGATAGTCCCTACAGCTCCGAGAGAGCTGGTCCCGGAGCTTGATTCCCTCCAGCTCCCGGCCCGGGACTGGCTGGCGGCAGTCCTGAGACGCGGGGGAAAGGCGTGTATTTCGACGAGCCGGGGCTGTTATGGGAATTGCTCGTTTTGCAGCATACGGGCGTTTTATGGGCTTTCGCCCGGCCGGGTGTGGCGCGCCAGGTCACCGGAGGGCGTGCTGGAGGAGATGATGATGCTTGCCAGGGATTTCGGGGTTGATGACATGTGGGTCGTGGATGATACCTTCATAGGACCGGGCAGGCTGGGTAGGGAAAGAGCGGCCAGGATTGCTGAGCTTTTAATCCGGGAGAATGCGAGGGGGCCCGGTGGAAAGCCAGGTATAGCGCTCCGGATATCCTGCCGCGCCGATGAGGTGGACAGGGAGCTCTTTGCGCTTCTAAAACGGGCCGGGGTGAAGGAGGTGTTCCTGGGTATTGAATCTGGCGTGCAGAGGGCGCTTGATATCTTCAATAAGGGAACGACCGTCGAGCAGAATGAGAGGGCGATTCGCACCCTCCGGGACCTGGATGTGGATTTCAGCCTGGGCTTCATCCTCCTGCATCCCTACACAACCTTCGAGGAGTTATCCGAAAACCTCTCGTTCTTGCGCAGGGTGGGCTACCCGCTGTCCAGGGTGCCCATTTCACCGACCGATTATCTGCCGAGGCTGCAGGTCCTGGTCGGGACCCCCATCGCCGAGCGGCTCAGGCAGGAGGGAAGGCTCGGTGGCTCGCTGTTTGACTATGCTTACGAGTTTGACGACCCGCGGGTGCGGGTATATTATAAGACCGGCGCGTTCCTCCGGAGGCGGATTCTGCCCTTGCAGCGGGCGGTCCGGCGGCTGGTGAGACGCTAG